One part of the Anopheles coustani chromosome 2, idAnoCousDA_361_x.2, whole genome shotgun sequence genome encodes these proteins:
- the LOC131267480 gene encoding zinc finger HIT domain-containing protein 1, translating into MAARESGRIREADKKRTLDDAARKRRARKALEALEQDNFHEDPHADLVMSKKVPKFHDSLDGSGPSKKKNRRTKGAEYYRAKYRKTFPQLLEEDKMQRPEPPNYFTAAAGPSKLPERHFCAVCGFPSSYTCTACGTRYCCVRCLGTHQDTRCLKWTA; encoded by the coding sequence ATGGCAGCACGAGAATCGGGACGCATACGGGAGGCCGATAAAAAGCGCACGCTTGACGATGCCGCTAGGAAGCGACGTGCGCGAAAAGCTCTCGAGGCACTGGAGCAGGACAATTTTCACGAAGATCCCCACGCGGACTTGGTGATGTCGAAGAAGGTACCCAAGTTTCACGACAGCCTCGATGGGAGTGGACCGAgtaagaagaaaaaccgaCGCACCAAGGGGGCCGAGTACTATCGGGCAAAGTATCGCAAGACTTTCCCGCAGCTGCTCGAAGAGGACAAAATGCAGCGCCCGGAACCGCCGAATTATTTCACAGCCGCAGCCGGTCCATCGAAGCTTCCCGAGCGACACTTTTGTGCGGTGTGTGGGTTTCCATCCAGCTATACCTGTACGGCATGTGGGACTAGGTATTGCTGCGTTCGCTGTCTTGGCACGCACCAGGACACACGGTGTCTCAAGTGGACTGCTTAA
- the LOC131267481 gene encoding general transcription factor IIH subunit 5 — MVNVMKGVLVECDPAMKQFLLHLDETQSLGKKFIIQDLDEKHLFISVEIVEVLQARVDDLMDRISFPLHEKEA, encoded by the exons ATGGTGAATGTTATGAAAGGAGTGTTAGTTGAATG TGATCCGGCTATGAAACAGTTCCTGCTGCACCTGGACGAAACACAATCACTCGGCAAAAAGTTCATCATTCAAGATCTGGACGAGAAACACTTGTTTATATCGGTAGAGATCGTCGAAGTGTTGCAGGCCCGTGTGGACGATTTAATGGATCGCATCAGTTTCCCGCTGCACGAGAAAGAAGCCTAA
- the LOC131266883 gene encoding probable aconitate hydratase, mitochondrial, translating to MVQYSRLMSVQVRKAARYAVDVQQRQFHASCAAASKVALSKFDQNVYLPYEKLQKNLEVVKKRLGRPLTLSEKVLYSHLDDPANQDVQRGVSYLRLRPDRVAMQDATAQMAMLQFISSGLPKVAVPSTIHCDHLIEAQVGGVKDLARAKDINQEVYKFLSSAGAKYGVGFWKPGSGIIHQIILENYAFPGLLMIGTDSHTPNGGGLGGLCIGVGGADAVDVMANIPWELKCPNVIGVNLTGKIGGWTSPKDVILKVADILTVKGGTGAIVEYTGKGVESISCTGMATICNMGAEIGATTSIFPFNKRMADYLSATGRSAIAAEAKKYQASVLTADAGAKYDQVIEINLDTLEPHINGPFTPDLAHPISKLKANATKNGYPMDIRVGLIGSCTNSSYEDMGRCASIAKNAMKHGLKSKIPFNVTPGSEQIRATIERDGIAKTFDEFGGTVLANACGPCIGQWDRQDVKKGEKNTIVTSYNRNFTGRNDANPATHCFVTSPELVTALSIAGTLNFNPLTDELTGKDGKKFKLDSPFGDELPQKGFDPGMDTYEAPPSDGSKVKVDVDPKSQRLQLLEPFDTWNGKDLQDMTVLIKVKGKCTTDHISAAGPWLKYRGHLDNISNNMFIGATNIENNEMNKIKNQVSGEWAGVPDVARFYKAKGINWVAVGDENYGEGSSREHAALEPRHLGGRAIITKSFARIHETNLKKQGLLPLTFANPADYDKVQPHSKISILGLDKFAPGKPLDCEIKTDGKVDKIKLNHSFNEQQIEWFKAGSALNRMKQIAASK from the exons ATGGTGCAGTATTCTCGTCTGATGTCCGTGCAG GTCCGCAAGGCCGCCCGCTACGCCGTCGATGTCCAACAGCGTCAGTTCCACGCGTCCTGCGCTGCCGCGTCGAAGGTCGCCTTGTCCAAGTTCGACCAGAATGTGTACCTGCCGTACGAGAAGCTCCAGAAGAACCTGGAGGTCGTGAAGAAGCGCCTCGGGCGTCCGCTGACCCTCAGCGAGAAGGTGCTCTACTCGCATCTGGACGATCCGGCCAATCAGGATGTGCAGCGTGGTGTGTCCTACCTTCGGCTGCGCCCCGATCGCGTTGCCATGCAGGACGCCACCGCCCAGATGGCGATGCTGCAGTTCATCTCGTCCGGACTGCCGAAGGTGGCCGTCCCGTCCACCATCCACTGTGACCATCTGATCGAGGCACAGGTGGGCGGCGTCAAAGATTTGGCGCGCGCGAAGGACATCAACCAGGAGGTGTACAAGTTCCTGTCGTCGGCCGGTGCGAAGTACGGTGTCGGTTTCTGGAAGCCCGGCTCGGGCATTATCCATCAGATCATCCTGGAGAACTACGCCTTCCCGGGTCTGTTGATGATCGGTACGGACTCGCACACGCCAAACGGAGGTGGTCTGGGTGGACTGTGCATCGGTGTCGGTGGTGCGGACGCCGTCGACGTGATGGCCAACATCCCGTGGGAGCTGAAGTGCCCGAACGTGATCGGTGTCAATCTGACCGGCAAGATTGGTGGCTGGACGTCGCCCAAGGACGTTATCCTGAAGGTGGCCGACATCCTGACCGTGAAGGGTGGTACCGGTGCGATCGTCGAGTACACTGGCAAGGGTGTGGAGTCGATCTCGTGTACCGGAATGGCGACGATCTGTAACATGGGCGCCGAAATCGGAGCTACCACGTCGATCTTCCCCTTCAACAAGCGTATGGCCGATTATCTGTCCGCCACCGGACGCTCAGCCATCGCTGCCGAAGCCAAAAAGTATCAGGCCAGCGTGCTGACGGCCGACGCCGGTGCCAAGTACGATCAGGTGATCGAAATCAATCTGGACACACTGGAACCGCATATCAACGGACCGTTCACGCCCGATCTGGCCCACCCGATCAGCAAGCTGAAGGCGAACGCCACCAAGAACGGCTACCCGATGGACATCCGCGTCGGTCTTATCGGTTCGTGCACGAACTCGTCCTACGAGGACATGGGTCGGTGCGCGTCGATCGCGAAGAACGCCATGAAGCACGGCCTGAAGTCGAAGATTCCGTTCAACGTGACGCCCGGATCGGAGCAGATCCGTGCCACGATCGAGCGCGACGGCATTGCAAAGACGTTCGACGAGTTTGGCGGCACCGTGCTGGCGAACGCTTGCGGACCCTGTATCGGCCAGTGGGACCGTCAGGACGTCAAGAAGGGCGAGAAGAACACGATCGTCACGTCGTACAATCGTAACTTCACCGGCCGTAACGATGCCAACCCGGCAACGCACTGCTTCGTCACGAG CCCCGAGCTGGTAACGGCCCTGTCGATCGCCGGTACGCTGAACTTCAACCCCCTGACCGACGAACTGACCGGTAAGGACGGAAAGAAGTTCAAGCTGGACTCTCCGTTCGGTGACGAGCTGCCCCAGAAGGGATTCGACCCCGGCATGGACACCTATGAGGCGCCCCCATCG GACGGTTCCAAGGTTAAGGTCGATGTGGACCCGAAGAGCCAGCGTCTCCAGCTGCTCGAACCGTTCGATACCTGGAACGGCAAGGATCTGCAGGACATGACCGTCCTGATCAAGGTGAAGGGCAAGTGCACCACCGATCACATTTCGGCCGCCGGCCCGTGGCTGAAGTACCGTGGCCATCTGGATAACATCTCCAACAACATGTTCATCGG TGCAACCAACATCGAGAACAACGaaatgaacaagatcaagaacCAGGTGTCGGGCGAGTGGGCCGGAGTACCGGACGTGGCCCGCTTCTACAAGGCCAAGGGCATCAACTGGGTTGCGGTGGGAGATGAGAACTACGGCGAGGGTTCGTCCCGCGAGCACGCCGCGCTGGAACCCCGCCATCTGGGCGGACGCGCCATCATCACCAAGTCCTTCGCCCGTATCCACGAGACCAACCTCAAGAAGCAGGGTCTGCTGCCGCTCACCTTCGCCAATCCCGCGGATTACGATAAG GTTCAACCCCACTCGAAGATTTCGATCCTGGGCCTGGACAAGTTCGCCCCCGGCAAGCCGCTGGACTGTGAGATCAAAACCGACGGCAAGGTCGATAAGATCAAGCTGAACCACTCGTTCAACGAGCAGCAGATCGAATGGTTCAAGGCCGGCAGCGCCCTGAACCGTATGAAGCAAATCGCGGCCAGCAAGTAA